In the Pseudomonas orientalis genome, one interval contains:
- a CDS encoding O-antigen translocase produces the protein MPPVGKLREKRGGLLAGAFFTSAAQASKILVGFCILKLIALYLGADGLGKLGHFMSLVSIAVLLAGGGLGHGVIKYVAEFKDSKFKLHRLFSTSVFYALGASLLVLVALFLFSEKISALVFGESRFYWVILCLAVAQLAFAFNILFSGFFNGLGKLNVNAVVQVVSNILALPLIWFLISSYKMPGAAIAMLAIFVMPIIVSLFFIKGMPLIRMIKWRKYDPGIGKGFARFGLMLLVSAVMFPVVEIVIRESLITEVGYSEAGIWQGSIKLSSAYIGFFSVFLASYYMPLISATREKSAITRQVIKFMLLVMAGFLVGGSVLYFGRHFFIPLLLSAEFNELENYIIFQLVGDFFKVSAYVIGFVAVAKAATKLYILSEIVQALLFVGLTFSLGKNIGGIYGVMYSYMMAYIIFFVICVVGFACWARR, from the coding sequence ATGCCGCCGGTCGGTAAATTGAGAGAAAAGCGAGGGGGACTGCTGGCTGGCGCTTTTTTTACGAGCGCCGCTCAAGCATCAAAAATCCTGGTAGGTTTCTGCATTCTTAAGCTGATTGCTCTGTATTTGGGGGCAGATGGCTTAGGGAAACTGGGACATTTTATGAGCTTGGTCTCCATCGCGGTTTTGTTGGCCGGAGGGGGCTTAGGGCACGGCGTCATCAAATATGTAGCCGAGTTCAAAGACAGCAAGTTCAAGCTGCACAGGCTGTTTTCCACCTCGGTTTTCTATGCCTTGGGAGCCTCCTTGCTTGTCTTGGTGGCCCTGTTTTTATTCTCCGAGAAAATATCGGCTCTGGTATTCGGAGAGTCTCGCTTTTACTGGGTGATCCTGTGCCTTGCCGTGGCTCAGTTGGCGTTTGCATTCAATATTCTTTTTTCCGGGTTCTTCAATGGGCTCGGGAAACTGAATGTGAATGCGGTTGTGCAGGTTGTTTCAAATATCCTGGCACTTCCCCTCATATGGTTTTTGATTTCCAGCTATAAGATGCCAGGTGCCGCGATTGCGATGCTTGCGATCTTTGTCATGCCGATTATTGTTTCTTTGTTTTTTATCAAAGGCATGCCGCTGATCAGAATGATCAAGTGGCGAAAATATGATCCAGGCATAGGCAAAGGTTTTGCCAGATTTGGGCTGATGCTACTGGTCAGCGCGGTCATGTTTCCTGTTGTGGAGATCGTCATCAGGGAGTCGCTGATTACCGAGGTTGGGTATAGTGAAGCTGGCATATGGCAGGGGAGCATTAAGCTATCAAGCGCTTATATTGGGTTTTTCAGCGTTTTTCTAGCCTCCTACTATATGCCACTCATTTCTGCGACACGAGAGAAAAGCGCAATAACACGGCAAGTCATCAAATTTATGCTGCTGGTAATGGCAGGCTTCCTCGTCGGTGGCAGTGTGCTTTATTTCGGGCGCCACTTCTTCATCCCATTGCTGCTATCTGCCGAGTTTAATGAACTTGAAAATTATATAATCTTTCAGTTGGTGGGTGATTTTTTCAAGGTGTCGGCTTATGTGATCGGTTTCGTGGCAGTGGCCAAGGCCGCAACCAAGCTATATATATTGTCTGAAATTGTTCAAGCGCTACTTTTTGTGGGCCTGACTTTTTCACTGGGGAAAAACATCGGTGGCATTTACGGCGTGATGTACTCTTATATGATGGCCTACATCATATTTTTTGTCATCTGCGTGGTCGGCTTCGCCTGCTGGGCGCGAAGATAA